A region of Anopheles merus strain MAF chromosome 2R, AmerM5.1, whole genome shotgun sequence DNA encodes the following proteins:
- the LOC121591063 gene encoding splicing factor 3A subunit 3 codes for METIFEIQRRLHEECDRLVMAMSEELMIPKKTTKEKVLADHRIKIYLERYQTCSKSLLELYQDKDGERKQEITNMSVNEFKEFYSQFNGLIEFHSNHGNNVAVPASIEFDKLKEQLNDPAYLAEVVKFSDVENYGQYLDLHECYDNFVNLKGIDKIDYITYLSEFNKFADIPRKQKNLKYKGYLQLLHDYLHSFITRSRPLFFELEHTVKRNELQFEDMWKNGIVPGWEKVRDVDDDALINLNEFGKWEDLTYLGLDRLKAALQALGMKCGGTLEERAQRLFASKDDKNQENERKRMMNLNKEKDIAQLEYKIAKLADLVDDQIYETKINLQRKQARYTLDESDEDSMDEEESDDDDGIPYNPKNLPLGYDGKPIPYWLYKLHQLHFTYECEICGNYKYNGPKAFQNHFSEWRHAHGMRCLGIPNTAHFANITKIEDALVLWDKVKEQTFSKMWVPANEEEFEDSRGNILSKKVYLDLQKQGLL; via the exons ATGGAAACAATCTTTGAAATACAGCGGCGCTTGCACGAAGAGTGTGACCGGCTGGTGATGGCCATGTCGGAGGAGTTGATGATACCAAAGAAGACG ACAAAAGAGAAAGTGCTAGCGGACCACCGGATAAAGATCTATCTCGAGCGATACCAGACGTGCTCGAAGTCGCTGCTGGAGCTGTACCAGGATAAGGACGGCGAACGGAAGCAGGAAATCACTAACATGAGCGTGAACGAGTTCAAAGAGTTTTACAGCCAGTTCAATGGGCTGATCGAGTTCCATTCCAACCACGGCAACAATGTGGCCGTACCGGCATCGATCGAGTTCGACAAGCTGAAGGAGCAGCTGAACGATCCGGCCTACCTGGCCGAGGTGGTGAAGTTTAGCGACGTGGAAAACTATGGCCAGTACTTGGATCTGCACGAATGCTACGATAACTTCGTCAATCTGAAGGGCATCGACAAGATCGACTACATTACGTATCTGTCGGAGTTTAACAAGTTCGCCGATATACCGCGCAAGCAGAAGAACCTTAAGTACAAGGGATacctgcagctgctgcacgaCTATCTGCACTCGTTCATCACCCGCAGCAGGCCGCTGTTCTTCGAGCTGGAGCACACGGTGAAGCGCAACGAGCTGCAGTTCGAAGACATGTGGAAGAACGGCATCGTGCCGGGGTGGGAGAAGGTACGCGACGTCGATGACGATGCGCTGATCAATTTGAACGAGTTCGGCAAATGGGAGGACCTCACGTACCTCGGGCTGGATCGGCTGAAGGCCGCCCTGCAGGCGCTCGGCATGAAGTGCGGCGGCACGCTAGAGGAGCGCGCGCAGCGCCTGTTCGCCTCGAAGGACGACAAAAACCAGGAGAACGAGCGCAAGCGGATGATGAACCTGAACAAGGAGAAGGATATCGCGCAGCTGGAGTATAAGATCGCGAAGCTGGCGGACCTGGTGGACGACCAGATTTACGAGACGAAGATCAACCTGCAGCGCAAGCAGGCCCGCTACACGCTGGACGAGAGCGACGAGGACAGCATGGACGAGGAGGAGTCGGACGATGACGACGGCATCCCGTACAATCCGAAGAATCTGCCGCTCGGGTACGACGGCAAGCCGATCCCGTACTGGCTGTACAAGCTGCACCAGCTGCACTTTACGTACGAGTGCGAAATCTGCGGCAACTACAAGTACAACGGGCCGAAAGCGTTCCAGAACCACTTTTCCGAGTGGCGGCACGCGCACGGCATGCGCTGCCTGGGCATCCCGAACACGGCCCACTTTGCCAACATTACCAAGATCGAGGACGCGCTGGTGCTGTGGGACAAGGTGAAGGAGCAAACGTTCTCCAAGATGTGGGTGCCGGCCAACGAGGAAGAGTTTGAGGATTCGCGCGGCAACATTCTCAGCAAGAAGGTGTATCTTGACCTGCAGAAGCAAGGCCTGCTGTAG